In one window of Gossypium arboreum isolate Shixiya-1 chromosome 4, ASM2569848v2, whole genome shotgun sequence DNA:
- the LOC108459178 gene encoding IAA-amino acid hydrolase ILR1-like 1, with amino-acid sequence MATKTLQHIPQHIFLICVTLSPLCFSCNEDCFTSFTPTTATASPNVSIKDQILSLANDQETVDWMKRIRRKIHQYPELAYEEVDTSQLIRHELDLLGVPYRWPVATTGVVAKIGSGSPPFAALRADMDALPIQELVEWEHKSNVDGKMHACAHDAHVAMLLGAAKILQKLRCALQGTVILIFQPAEERGEGAKQMIEESVLEKVEAIFGLHLVHEYPAGVVATRAKGFLAGCGSFKATISGKGYHAAIPHLAIDPILAASTAIISLQNIVSRETDPLDSQVVSVSIIEGGTAINVIPDSVTIAGTFRAFSTTRFNALRDRIEEVIKAQVAVHRCSAAIEFSGKDHPTIPPTVNDEKVFEHVVRVSREIVGEENTKVAPMFMGSEDFAFYLDKVPGTFLFLGIRNEKIGAIHPPHSSYFTIDEDVFPIGAAIHAAFAHSFLSNYTSSV; translated from the exons ATGGCCACGAAGACCCTGCAGCACATTCCTCAACACATCTTCTTAATCTGCGTAACCCTATCTCCCCTCTGCTTCTCTTGCAATGAAGATTGTTTCACTTCTTTCACCCCAACAACAGCAACAGCTAGTCCAAACGTTTCCATCAAAGACCAGATACTTAGCCTGGCTAATGATCAAGAAACTGTGGATTGGATGAAACGAATACGGAGGAAGATACACCAGTACCCTGAACTAGCTTATGAAGAAGTTGATACCAGCCAGCTCATTAGGCATGAACTTGATCTGCTTGGTGTTCCTTATCGTTGGCCTGTGGCTACCACAGGTGTTGTCGCTAAAATTGGCTCTGGTTCTCCTCCCTTTGCTGCTCTCAGAGCTGATATGGATGCTTTACCTATTCAG GAATTGGTGGAATGGGAGCATAAAAGCAACGTAGACGGTAAAATGCATGCTTGTGCCCACGATGCCCATGTTGCCATGTTGCTTGGAGCAGCAAAGATACTGCAAAAGCTGCGATGCGCTTTACAG GGAACTGTAATTCTAATATTTCAACCAGCTGAGGAGCGCGGTGAAGGAGCCAAACAAATGATCGAAGAGTCAGTGCTTGAAAAGGTAGAGGCCATTTTTGGGTTGCATCTGGTGCATGAATATCCCGCAGGTGTGGTTGCCACACGAGCTAAAGGATTTCTAGCTGGCTGTGGGAGCTTTAAAGCCACAATTAGCGGCAAAGGATACCATGCTGCAATTCCCCATCTCGCCATTGATCCAATTTTGGCGGCTTCCACAGCGATAATAAGTCTACAAAATATAGTTTCAAGGGAAACTGATCCTTTGGATTCTCAG GTGGTCTCAGTGTCTATTATTGAAGGTGGAACTGCAATCAATGTAATCCCAGACTCAGTGACAATAGCAGGAACTTTTAGAGCTTTCAGTACGACGAGATTCAATGCACTTAGGGACAGAATAGAAGAG GTAATTAAAGCTCAAGTAGCTGTACATCGGTGCTCGGCTGCGATCGAATTCTCGGGAAAAGATCACCCTACAATTCCTCCCACCGTCAATGATGAAAAGGTGTTCGAACATGTAGTGCGCGTATCGAGGGAGATAGTAGGAGAAGAAAACACAAAAGTAGCTCCTATGTTTATGGGGAGCGAAGACTTTGCTTTCTACTTAGACAAGGTTCCTGGAACATTCCTTTTCTTAGGAATTCGCAATGAGAAAATTGGAGCCATACATCCTCCACATAGTTCTTATTTCACCATTGATGAAGATGTGTTTCCCATTGGGGCGGCAATTCATGCAGCATTTGCACATTCATTTCTCTCAAATTATACAAGTTCAGTTTGA